In the Oncorhynchus keta strain PuntledgeMale-10-30-2019 chromosome 14, Oket_V2, whole genome shotgun sequence genome, one interval contains:
- the LOC118370898 gene encoding transmembrane protein 9B-like, translating into MMSSVAFKLLSLVGLLLMSIQTTDAKNSEDIRCKCTCPPYRDIDGQIYKQNVSLKDCNCLHVVEPMPVDGKDVEAYCLRCECKYEERSSGTIKVTIIIYLSILGLLFLYMVYLTLLEPMLKRRLFGHSQLQNDDDVGDQQPFANAHNVLSHSASRPNMLNKVEHAQQRWRRQVQEQRKSVFDRHVVLS; encoded by the exons ATGATGTCGAGCGTTGCCTTCAAACTGCTCTCTCTTGTTGGTTTGTTATTGATGTCAATACAGACGACGGATGCGAAG AATTCAGAGGATATCCGGTGTAAATGTACCTGCCCACCATACAGAGACATTGATGGACAGATCTACAAACAAAATGTATCTCTAAAGGATTG TAACTGCCTTCATGTTGTGGAGCCAATGCCAGTTGATGGAAAGGATGTAGAGGCGTACTGTCTGCGTTGTGAATGCAAATATGAGGAGAGGAGTTCTGGAACTATCAAG GTCACTATCATAATCTACCTGTCCATCCTGGGCCTGCTGTTCCTCTACATGGTGTACCTGACCCTGCTGGAGCCCATGCTGAAGAGGAGGCTCTTTGGACACTCACAGCTTCAGAATGATGATGATGTTGGG GACCAGCAGCCTTTCGCCAACGCCCACAACGTATTGTCTCATTCGGCCTCTCGCCCCAACATGCTGAACAAAGTGGAGCACGCTCAGCAGCGCTGGCGGAGGCAGGTCCAGGAACAGAGGAAGTCTGTGTTTGACCGCCACGTGGTGCTCAGCTAA